A stretch of the Cottoperca gobio chromosome 2, fCotGob3.1, whole genome shotgun sequence genome encodes the following:
- the cbsa gene encoding cystathionine beta-synthase a has protein sequence MPSVPLSKEASVKGPVVCPHAAKLLNHANGEAKLREGSIPLNGVDKLPAEDTEHINTKNAAADRKWIRPDLPSRCTWSLGASNEGSPHTQVPRAVAPDILPNILHRIGDTPMVRINKIPKVFGLKCELLAKCEYFNAGGSVKDRISLRMVEDAERAGLLKPGDTIIEPTSGNTGIGLALAAAVKGYRCIIVMPEKMSMEKVDVLRALGAEIVRTPTSARFDSPESHVGVAWRLKNEIPDSHILDQYRNPSNPLAHYDTTAEEILEQCGGKLDMLVAGAGTGGTITGIARKLKEKCPNIKIVGVDPEGSILAEPDELNKTDKTQYEVEGIGYDFVPTVLDRSVIDTWYKSDDEESFNMSRMLMREEGLLCGGSSGTAMAAAVNVAKELKEGQRCVVILPDSIRNYMSKFLSDKWMVQKGFLREEDLMVKKPWWWNLKLQGLNLSAPLTVLPTVTCQRTIKILKEKGFDQAPVVDEAGLILGMVTLGNMLACILAGKIKVSDPVSKVLYKQFKQIRLTDNLGKVSRILETDHFALVVHEQIQYLTDGSPSLKQMVFGVVTAVDLLNFVTGRERRERSMSESTDELN, from the exons ATGCCGTCAGTTCCTTTATCCAAGGAGGCCTCCGTCAAGGGCCCCGTCGTCTGCCCCCACGCTGCCAAGCTGCTCAACCACGCCAACGGAGAAGCCAAACTCCGCGAGGGCTCCATCCCGCTGAACGGGGTCGACAAGCTGCCGGCGGAGGACACTGAACACATCAACACAAAGAACGCCGCAGCAGACAGGAAATGGATCCGGCCGGACCTTCCCAGCCGCTGCACATGGAGCCTGGGAGCCTCCAATGAAGGTTCCCCTCACACACAAGTACCAAG GGCCGTCGCTCCAGATATTCTTCCAAACATCCTGCACAGGATCGGCGACACTCCCATGGTCCGCATCAACAAGATCCCCAAAGTCTTTGGACTGAAATGTGAATTAT TGGCCAAGTGCGAGTACTTCAATGCTGGGGGGAGTGTCAAGGACAGGATCAGCCTGCGGATGGTGGAGGACGCTGAGAGAGCCGGACTCCTCAAGCCTGGAGACACTATCATAGAGCCCACCTCTGGGAACACTG gtaTTGGATTGGCCCTGGCTGCAGCTGTGAAAGGTTACCGCTGCATCATCGTCATGCCTGAGAAAATGAGCATGGAGAAG GTGGACGTCTTGAGAGCTCTTGGAGCCGAGATTGTCCGCACACCCACCAGCGCTCGCTTCGACTCGCCAGAGTCTCATGTGGGTGTAGCCTGGCGCCTCAAAAACGAGATTCCCGACTCTCACATCCTGGACCAGTACCGTAACCCGAGCAACCCTCTGGCTCACTACGACACCACGGCCGAGGAGATCCTGGAGCAGTGCGGCG GTAAACTGGACATGCTGGTGGCAGGAGCAGGAACAGGGGGGACCATCACAGGCATCGCACGCAAACTCAAAGAAAAATGCCCCAACATCAAA aTTGTTGGTGTTGATCCAGAAGGCTCAATCCTGGCTGAGCCCGATGAGCTCAACAAAACTGATAAGACCCAGTACGAGGTGGAGGGCATCGGGTACGACTTCGTCCCCACCGTGCTCGACCGATCA gTCATTGATACGTGGTACAAGTCAGATGATGAGGAGTCCTTCAACATGTCTCGCATGCTCATGAGAGAGGAGGGCCTGCTGTGCG GTGGCAGCTCTGGGACGGCCATGGCAGCGGCAGTAAATGTTGCCAAAGAGCTGAAGGAGGGTCAACGCTGTGTGGTCATCCTGCCAGACTCCATCCGCAACTACAT GTCTAAGTTCCTGAGTGACAAGTGGATGGTGCAGAAGGGCTTCCTGAGGGAGGAGGACCTCATGGTGAAGAAACCCTG GTGGTggaacctgaagctgcaggGTTTGAACCTGTCCGCCCCGCTCACCGTCCTGCCTACCGTCACTTGTCAGAGGACCATCAAAATCCTCAAGGAGAAGGGCTTCGACCAGGCGCCCGTCGTCGATGAGGCTGG gttaaTCCTGGGCATGGTGACTTTAGGGAACATGTTGGCCTGTATTCTGGCAGGGAAGATCAAGGTGTCAGACCCGGTCAGCAAAGTGCTCTACAAGCAGTTCAAACAG ATCCGTCTGACTGATAATTTGGGAAAGGTGTCCCGCATTCTGGAGACTGACCACTTTGCCCTAGTGGTACATGAACAGATCCAAT ATTTGACGGACGGCTCTCCAAGTCTGAAGCAGATGGTTTTTGGGGTGGTGACCGCCGTAGACCTACTGAACTTTGTCACGGGCCGGGAAAGGCGAGAGCGATCCATGTCGGAGTCCACCGACGAGCTCaactaa